From the Spiroplasma alleghenense genome, one window contains:
- a CDS encoding ATP-binding cassette domain-containing protein, translating into MKKLLILNNIVQKNSRQIFYDNISFEIEKGELIYLEDNSDSNLFKIISGQSKFQQGSIFLNGTNLSESSLRLKISHVLDYKKLPNKISLNNYLNYCGRLKSVSKKESDDKLIPLIHYFGLESELFNKIFKLNQLQKFCVTLFVALLNQPELILIEIDFAEFSNEETIKAISYINDLNKTGKTFIVKLKDISLFEKFQQLNFSKNIKIVNGVVL; encoded by the coding sequence ATGAAAAAATTACTTATTTTAAATAACATTGTTCAAAAAAACTCAAGACAAATATTTTATGATAATATCTCTTTTGAAATTGAAAAAGGAGAGTTAATTTATTTAGAGGATAATAGCGATAGTAATTTATTTAAAATAATTTCAGGACAAAGTAAATTCCAGCAAGGTAGCATTTTTTTAAACGGAACTAATTTAAGCGAGTCATCCTTACGACTAAAAATAAGTCATGTTTTGGATTATAAAAAATTACCAAACAAAATCTCTTTAAATAATTACTTGAATTATTGTGGAAGACTTAAATCAGTATCAAAAAAAGAATCAGATGATAAATTGATTCCACTGATTCATTATTTCGGATTAGAAAGTGAATTATTCAATAAAATATTTAAATTAAATCAACTGCAAAAATTTTGTGTTACTCTTTTTGTGGCGCTATTAAATCAACCAGAATTAATCTTGATTGAAATTGATTTTGCTGAATTCTCTAATGAAGAAACTATTAAAGCTATATCTTATATCAACGATCTCAATAAAACGGGCAAAACTTTTATAGTTAAATTAAAAGATATTTCGCTTTTTGAAAAATTTCAACAACTAAATTTTTCAAAAAATATCAAGATTGTGAATGGAGTTGTTT